The Meleagris gallopavo isolate NT-WF06-2002-E0010 breed Aviagen turkey brand Nicholas breeding stock chromosome 25, Turkey_5.1, whole genome shotgun sequence genomic interval CCCTCCGCTGGGAGCTTGGGGCCACCGCGGAGCACTGGCACGGTGGGCAGGCAATGTGCTGCCAAAGGTTGGAGACAGCAGAGCCACTAAATCCTGCACTAAGCCCGGCTTCCTCCTGCCAGCAGGGAGCTGCGCCCTGGGCAGCGCATGGCACTGCGGCTCTGGATGAGCCATCCCAGTGCAAAGCTGTGtcccagggctgcaggaagggacCTTTGGGGATGGCACTATGGGGACAGGGCTGAAGAAGGAGTGAATGTGTCCAGTGCTCCCCAGACGGAGAGAAGGGTGGTGCGTGGCTGGATGGAGTGTGGCATCATGTGGAGATGGAGCAGGGCAGCATGGTCAGGGCATCATGGCTTTGCCttgggctgcagctcagccaaaGGGCAGGAAAAAAGGGCACAGAGGGACTGAACAAGGGGGTGATGACAGGAGTGAGaggccagcacagagcagggctgcggCCGATGGTTCGCTCTGTGGGACAGAGGAATGTCTGTGCTGCTAATGAGTCTGTTTGGAGAGGAAATGCTTTGCCAGTGAGAGCTCCGGTTAAACAAGGCTGGTTCGCTTCTGCGGGAGCTGCTGCACCCGTGGAGGCCCCTCCATGCTCTGCCCCATGCCCCAGCCCTGAGATCTGCAGTGGGGTTGGGATGGAGGCAGCAGGAGAAGGGAGCTGGCACCCCTGGGAAGAGCCAACCCGGTGCACAAGGTACCCCCACAGAGCCCCTATGCCTGCCCAGCTCCATCCTGGCCAGAGCGCATCAGCATTCCTGGGAGCAGGGTCTGGGGAACGGCATTGAGGGGGGATTAGCTGTCTGTGCTCCCCCCCACTCGGGCACTTAATACGGAAAACAAACAGCCTTGCACACCCCGATCCAGACAGGTTTTCTCTGTGCACGTTGCCTGGGAGACCCTAATCTGCCTCCCTGGGCACACTGGGGCCCTGCACCCCCAGGATGACACCAGAGGGTCCTCAgtccccagcagctgcagcgGGGCTGGCAGTGGCCCTGCTGTGTGGGCACGAGGCTCTCAGCGGGATGTGGTGACTGCTCTGCCTTAAGAATGGCACAGTGGGCAGGGAGGACAGGGGGTGGGGGTTGAGGAGCACAGTTTAGAACTGTGCTGAGCCAGGATGCACACCACAGAAGGAGTTTTGGGGTGGTGATACCTTTCCACCATAGCAAAGGGAAGCAGGATGTACTGCTCATGCCAGTCCTCTGCCTGCTTAAGGAGCATGTGAGTGGTTTGGGGCAGTGCAGAAGcaagctgctccagctcctAGACAGACCAAGAAGGGGAAAGAGGATGGAGCGCCCATCCGTCCCATCCAGTCCATCCATCTCATCTATCCCATCCACCTCAtctttcccatcccatccaCCTCATCCATCTGATCCATCCCATCCACCTCATCCCATCCCCAGCACCCAGCTAAAGGGCAGACACAGCTCCTGAGTGACATTTTCCCACCCCTATGGCTTCTATTCTCAGCGCCAGCATCCCCAGGGCACTGCACACCCCAACACCCACTGGGGGTGCGACCTGTAGGGCGCTGATCACTCTGGCATAGCAGGGATGGGGCCGGGGATGGGGGGAGATGGGAGTGACTGCATTTATGGATTGATTTTGCTCACTGTCTCCATGCAGTGATTGGGAAGGAGTAATGCTGGGAAAGAATTTGCTGAAAAGTAACAACATGAAAAGCAATTCAGAATTTGCTGAAAAGTAACAACGTGAAAAGCAATTCAATAAATGAAAGCTAATaatgaaagtaaattaaaatactAACAAAGATAGAAgtaagttaaaagaaaaagaaaagaaaaataagaaNNNNNNNNNNNNNNNNNNNNNNNNNNNNNNNNNNNNNNNNNNNNNNNNNNNNNNNNNNNNNNNNNNNNNNNNNNNNNNNNNNNNNNNNNNNNNNNNNNNNCGGCCCCGCGCCTGCCGGCACccatggggtgggatggggatgggatggagccGAGATGCTCCGCCCGTCATCACCGCTCCGGGCACCGCTGCCGGTGTTGGGGCCGATCCTCAGCCCCGCGCTCGCCCACCTCCatcctttcttgttttctcccaAATGCCGGGGCTCACAACCACGCTCACCTCTCCCAGCATCACCTGGAGCTGGTCCCCAGCGCGTATGAAGCTGAGGGTGGAACCTGCCCTGCCTGCACAGCCACCGCCATCTGGGTCAGCAGCCCCGTCCCCGTCAGCCCAAAGGGATGCTGATTTTCATCCCAGAGCTCCATCTCCACCATTTGTGGGGCCTCAcccccatccctctgcctcCTGTaccccccagcactgccagcagctgcttcaCACCACGGGGTGATGCTGATGCACCACTGCACTGGACCACTCCGTATCCCACCCCCACCCTAAcaacagggacacccacagggCCGCAGCACCTTTGGGTGCAGGGGGATGAGGTGATGCACAGCTCAGGTTCCTGCAGGCATCGCCCCGTCAGAGGCGCCTGTTTTGGGGATGATGTCACCACGAGGCCAGGAGATCCCCTGCCATCCCTCCTCCTGCCAAACAGGTTCCCCAAACCCCTGCCCTCTGTTCTTCTGACTCAGGGATGGGAGCGGACAGGCCCAGAGATGACAGAGGGGTGAGGGGGAGCTGGCTGGCTCAGGGGGTCACCTTTGTGCATGGATCAGATGGGGACATGCAGCTTGGCACACCCTTGGGCTGGAACCAGCAGGGATAGGGGCACCAACAGGGACCTGCTCAGTCCACCATAGGTGTGACCACCCACACCAAAACTGTGTGCCCCTCTCTTGGCATCGCCGACTGCACCCCATGGGCTCCTGGCCTGGCTCAGAGCTGGGATTTTCCCCGCATtcccagcagccacacagcccCAAGGGGATGGGATTGGGCACAGCCCCATTGAGTCTCAGGATGGCACTAAGGAATAGCCTTTAATCACCCAGGGCTCCGCAATGCTGTGGATCCATGCTCCCCCAGGGCAGTGTGAGGCAGGGGCcaagggcagcagcactgcagagctgtgccagcccCACTCAGTACCTCTtacaagcagcagcactgccatcgattgctctgctgcaggcacagcactgctgctgggggTGCTGGGTCCAACCCCCCCTCCTCGTTCCCATGGATGCTGGGAACTGCCGCCCTTCCCGAGCTCACGGAAAAATCAATGAGCTCATCACAAGCACTGCACACCCAGAGCTGCACCGCTTGGCTGCACTCCCCAAAGCCCTCTGTGCTGCCCAGACCCCCGGCCCAAGGTTCgacccccagccctgctccataAGAGGGGGCTGCCACAGGtcatctccccctcccccccggcCCAGCCCCACAGTTCGTTCCAATGCCTCATCCCAATTGCTCAGCCCTACTGCCTGCAGGGTGCTGAGCACCCCCAAAATCGAAGGATAattacagcagcagcactgccccgTGACTGTGGCAGGATGGGTGCAAACAGGGGTGGGAGAGAGGcaaacacagccctgctggcaaGGCTGACATCATGGAGCAAAGTGCTGCAGGACACCCCCATCCTGACCCTCTGCCTCacacctcctcctccagccccaggaCTTTGCCCCCTCCCCAGGCTGCTCCCACCCCATAGCTCTGTATACCAAGCCGAGCTGAACCCCAAAATGCTGACCCTGATCACTACGAGATCCTGGGGATGAGGGTCTGTGCCCTGAGCTCCTTGCTATGGGGCTGCTGCAGAATGATGCCTGGTGGGGACCAGTGATAAATGGGCCTGCATCAGGCTgagccctgccctgccccagcTCTGTAATTATCCCCGTCAGCATCTGTAATTAGTGCCCTGATGTCATGGTGCTGGGCCTGGGCTGCCTCACATGGTCCCTGCATGACCCACCTCATCCTCCTGCCCCATGGCTCAAGGGCTGGGGGGATTGTTTCCCCACAATGCCATCCCCAGAAAATCCCAGACCCCTGTGCCACCCCTCCCTCCAAAACatggctgcagccccacacccaTCCCATGCCCCGCAGCCGCCAGACCCACGTGTGCCCCAGCCCTATTTATAGCTGCCCAGCCGCCTGGGCCAGCTCCAGCACATTCCCTGCATCGAGGGGGGAGCACCTCCCCCCAGCCCCGAGCAAGGCAGGGCTGGATCCGTCCTCAGGAAGCACAGTGGTTGCACGGCCATGGGGCCAGCATGACAAGGAGAGAGGGATGGGGGGCAAAAGTGCAGCACGAAATTGACCAGAGTGCTGGATCCGACCCTAGAGCAGCTCTGGGTGCTCTGAACTGGGGCGAGGCGTGTGCTGGGGTGGCACTACTGTGTGGCTACAAGCACCCATAGGACACGCACACAGCATGCTGGCTGGACACAGCCTCCTGGAGAGCAGAGAGCACTTTATTGCAAGGCAGAGCACCGTGCTCCCTCTGTCCTGCACAGCCACTGCGCATCATCCTTCCTCCAGCCCCCCACACCCCAGGACTCATCCTCACACCCGTCCCCACCTCtagcagctgtgcagtgcccGGGCAGCTCCAGTGACACTGAACTTTGCGCTCAACACTTCTGAGGGTGCCCGCATCTGCTGCCCTGGCTGCTGCCCACCAGCAAAGAGCGTGAAGTCTCCGGGCTCCAGGTGCCACTGCTGAGTCCAGACGGCACGCTGGGCAGCCAACACACCAAAGGACAGCTTGGTGGCACCACCAGCAGGTACGGCCACACGGCGGAAAGCCACCAGCTGCCAGCGCGGCACCGGCACAGATGGCTGCTCCCAGCGCAGGTAGAGCTGCACCACCTGCAAGGAGGGGATCAGCAGGAGGGACCCCAGCCTCACCTGAGCCCCCCAGATGGCCACAGATGAGTGGAGCAGCCGTGCTCACCTCCTCACTGTCACGTGGCCCCATGTTCTCCAGCACCACCGACACGGAGAGGTTGGCGCAGATGGGCAGCACCGGGGGGCTCAGCACCAGGTCCCGGTAGTGGAAGGTGGTGTAGGACAGCCCGTACCCAAAGGGGTAGAGAGGGGCCTCCCGCCCGTAGTAGCGATACGTCCGACCCTCCATGGTGTAGTTCTCCATTGGGGGCACCTACGGGCAGAGCAGGGCCATCAGGTGTGAGCACGGTCCCCAGCGACTCCCCGTGGCCACTTAGAAGCTGTGTCCTGCACTCACCTGGTGCATGCCTGCAGGCCATGTGGCTGGCAgcctgcctgcagggctggccCCCTGCTCGCCCAGCAGGATGCTGGCAATGGCCAGGCCGGTGGCCTGGGCAGGAAAGAAGCAGGCCAGGATGGCCCCCACACCGTCGTGCgcctgtgcccagctcacatCCAGAGGCCCCGCATTGAACAGCAGCAGGATGACGGGGTGCCCAGCAGCTTCAGGAGAGGGGTTTCACCATGAGCACACCACCGGTGCTGTTTTGGGGTTGGGAGGGGGACGTGTGCCGCGTCCCCTGCCCACAGACCACGTGCAGTGCCCTACCTGCACgcacagcatcctgcagcagctgcagctggtgTCCGGGCAGAGACAGGTCCTTGCGGTCCCTCGCCTCCATCTCCACATCTATCCCTGTGTGCAGGAAGCCGAGGGACACCACACTGCACCCCGTCCCCACGTTCCCCAAATGGCAGCATCCCTGCCCCGTGCTCCAACCTACCCGTCCCCAGGCACACCAGCACCACATCAGCTCCCTGCACCGCATCCTCCACCTCAGCTTGTGAGTACTCCCGGCACCGTGGCTCCCGGCAGCCCGCAGCAAAGCTGATGTTGGCTGGCAGCGTTTGCAGCCCCCTCCTGCATGGGGCACAACAGGATCAGCGCACCATGGGGGGAGCTCCCCATCACCCCAGGGAAGGGCTGAGAGGGGCAGAACGCACCCGaggtgctcccagggctgaggaCAGATGGGGGCTCACCGTGGCGTGTAGATATACTGTGGCTCTGGCACCGGTGCGTAGTCCCCAAACAGCACACGGGGGTTGTCTGCAAAGGGACCCACCACCTGCAGAGGGGAGAGGGGTGAAGacaggcacccacagctccgtGCCAACAAAGAGACGCACCGGTGCACAGCAGTCCAGGTCTCACCGCCAGGCGCTTGCCGTGCAGCTCCCGGAGCGGCAGCGTGTCCCGCCGGTTCTTCAGCAGCACGAAGCTCTTGATGGCTGCCTCCAGTGAGAGGTTGCGGTGCTCAGGGCTCTGCACCACGCTCAGCTCCAGGGCGTTGTAGGGGTTCATGGCCGGGGGGTCGAACTCCCCCAGCCGCAGCCGTGTGTAGAACAGGGGCCGGACACGATCACGCAGAGTCTGCCAAAACCCCAGTGTCAGAATCTCGATCACGCTTTGGGCAACGGAGCAGTTGGAGCACAGGGCTCCTCATCACCGACCTCCAGCGTGATGTTGCCCATGGCCAAGGCCTTGGGGATGTGCATGAAGACGTTGTTCCTCACGCCATAGGAGAGCTCCAGGTTGAGGCCGGCGTTCACCGACGCTGCAACATTGGAGACAAAGAACCGCTTGCCGTGGCCACGTGGCACCCATCTCACTCCCATCCCACCCACTCACCAATGGCCGTCTCCAGGAAGGTCTGTGTGTAGCGGTGCCCCAGCAGGATGAGCTCCACAGCCCCCTCGTCGCTCACCACGTAGCCCTCGAAGCCCCACTCGCCCCGCAGGATGTCCGTCAGCAGCTTCTTGTTGGCGCAGGCAGGGACGCCATTGATCCTGTTGGAGAGAGGACAGTGCAGATGGGGCAGTGCCACGCGGTCCCCTTTGAGCCCCCCATGCTCAGTACCTGTTGTAGCTGCACATGAAGCTGTAGGACCCGGCACGCACACATGCCTGGAACTGGGGCAGGAAGGTGGTGCGCCAGTCCCGCTCCAGCACCTGTGTACACGGTGGCAGAAACATCAGCACTTGGGGGGCACCCACCGCCCCGTGCCCCCACCGTGCTCACCTTGGCATCAAAGCTGAGCCTGGAGACGGGGATGTTCTCAGGGCCACCGTGCACGCTGAAGTGCTTGCAGCCAGCACTGGCCTTGATGTAGCGGGGGTGCTgaccctgcagcccctgcacaAAGCTCGtggccagctctgctgccaggtACGGATCCTCCCCGTACGTCTCCTGGAGGTGCAGCAGAGGGATGCAGGGTCACGGCGCTTCCGCAGACCTCCCACCCCCACAGCCCTCatccagagctgctgccatcctCAGGATGCTGCAGCACGGTCCCGTGGGGCTGGATCCCACCCTGACCCCATCCCCAGCACCTGGTTCCTGCCCCACAGCGGGTGCCTCATGATGTTGAGCACAGGACTGAAGCAGCTGAGCCCCGTGTGGTCATCGTAGCGGCCGGCAGCGATGAAGGAGTTGTGCTTGGCACGCACTTCGGTGGCCGTGGCGTTGGCCACTCGGTACAcgagctcagggctgcagggacagcacgGGGGTGTCAGGGCACGCCGGTGTGTGTGGGCTCCGCTCCACGATGGCCACCACCAGCCCTTGTACCTGAAGGCAGCGGCCAGCCCCAGCGCTTGGGGGAAAGCTGTGGCCCAGCCGGGTGCCTCCGCGTCGCCCCGCAGGCACTCGGTGTTCCAGTTGTAGGGCGCGATGCCCAGACGTGGGATGGGGGGTGCGGGGCCGTTCCGCAGGGCTCCCCCCCTCGCCATCTGCGGGCCGCAAGGCGCTGAGCaggagctgagggctgtgccCCCTCCCCTCAACGTGCCCTCACCTGCAGCACCATCTCGGCGGGGGTCAGCCGGCCCAGCAGGTCCTCCAGGCGGCGGTGCCAGGGCAGCGTCGGGTCTCGGAAAGGAAAGGGCTGTGCCTCAGCCCACCCAGGGCTCAGCACCGTGCACAGCAGCACCGCCACAGCTCCGAGCCACGCTGACACCGCGCTGGGACGCACCGGGACTGAAGCCCTCGGGGTTGGGACGCACGGGACGGCGGCTCGGCACGGCATGGCTCGGCTCAGACCGACGGGATCAGCCCCATCCCGGCATCCGCTGCGTGCTGCCGGTGGGGCGGAGCGCTCTGCAGCCCGGCCCTGAGCCAGAGCGGAGCCCCAGAGCTCTCCCGGGCCACGGGAAACGGGAAGGGGATGGCGGTGTGGGAAGAGCCACGTGCGTGCGACAGCGAGAGGGTGCCCCGAGTGAGCCAACCCAAACAGCCCCTCCATATGGATCCTCCTTTCCTATGCCCCGGTGCCGCCACCCATCTCTGCCAGCTGGCAGGGCACGGCTGCGTTCTGGCTTCCAGCCCACCCTACACACCCCCTGGCCAGGGCTGTTCCGCAGCAGGAACCGGCAGagcctccctgtgcagccaACCCGGCTCCAGGGAGAGCCCTGCTGCAGAAGGACTGCGCTGGGctccagcagaggcagcagccgGGCTGCACAGGCACAGCCCGTGCTCAGGGCACCACCTGCACGACTTCTCACACCTAAGATATGTTGCCAGCAGGACAAGCAGTGGCACTCTAGGGCTAAAAGCCAAAGTAGAAACACCAGGAGGCCACTGCCCCACATTCACTATTGCCATCAGGTCCCCACTGGccaagcaaacagcagcagggcGGCCCCTGGCTCTAGCAAAACCCCACTGCTCCCCTGCAACGGGACAGGGCTGCCTTGGTGACACACAGTGGCACGTGCAGCCATGGGCACTGCACCAGTGATGTTTGCTTTGTGGTTTTTCTCACACTGCCACTCCCTCAAAACAAACCACAAGGTGATGGCTGCCACTTGGCAGCACCCAGTGCCCGCTGCTCACACAGTGCAGGTGACATGGCTGCACTGGGATTCCAAGGAGGAGGAGAAGTGCTTTTAGAACAGACCCTGGGGTGGCACATCCTGCAGGGTCCCTCTGGTGCTGTTACTCCTTGCTGCCCAGCCAGAAGCTTCATCATCTGAGttcaaaatagagaaaaaaaggctgaaggctccaggagaagaggctgaatCTCAGCACCACCtccagatttgttttctttggaggGGCTGCAATAGAGTGGGGGGCACAGAGCCTCCAACACCACCCATCACTCACAGCACCCAGAGCGGCTCCAACAGGCGAAGCATaagcagctcagtgcagaaaGCACAGCCCACCTTTGCCAAGAGCTTCACCTCCTGTAACAACGAGGCCCTTTCATGAGAGATATAAATTTATAATTTCCGATATAACATTATTCATTcggaaaaaataataaaaataacccTAATTGCACATCACTGCTGCCGCAGGGAGCTCCTTACCGGCAGCTGGGCGCCCACGGGCCCTGCGTGGAGCCGGGCACAAGT includes:
- the LOC104914291 gene encoding probable beta-D-xylosidase 2, with translation MPCRAAVPCVPTPRASVPVRPSAVSAWLGAVAVLLCTVLSPGWAEAQPFPFRDPTLPWHRRLEDLLGRLTPAEMVLQMARGGALRNGPAPPIPRLGIAPYNWNTECLRGDAEAPGWATAFPQALGLAAAFSPELVYRVANATATEVRAKHNSFIAAGRYDDHTGLSCFSPVLNIMRHPLWGRNQETYGEDPYLAAELATSFVQGLQGQHPRYIKASAGCKHFSVHGGPENIPVSRLSFDAKVLERDWRTTFLPQFQACVRAGSYSFMCSYNRINGVPACANKKLLTDILRGEWGFEGYVVSDEGAVELILLGHRYTQTFLETAIASVNAGLNLELSYGVRNNVFMHIPKALAMGNITLETLRDRVRPLFYTRLRLGEFDPPAMNPYNALELSVVQSPEHRNLSLEAAIKSFVLLKNRRDTLPLRELHGKRLAVVGPFADNPRVLFGDYAPVPEPQYIYTPRRGLQTLPANISFAAGCREPRCREYSQAEVEDAVQGADVVLVCLGTGIDVEMEARDRKDLSLPGHQLQLLQDAVRAAAGHPVILLLFNAGPLDVSWAQAHDGVGAILACFFPAQATGLAIASILLGEQGASPAGRLPATWPAGMHQVPPMENYTMEGRTYRYYGREAPLYPFGYGLSYTTFHYRDLVLSPPVLPICANLSVSVVLENMGPRDSEEVVQLYLRWEQPSVPVPRWQLVAFRRVAVPAGGATKLSFGVLAAQRAVWTQQWHLEPGDFTLFAGGQQPGQQMRAPSEVLSAKFSVTGAARALHSC